The following proteins are co-located in the Salvelinus namaycush isolate Seneca chromosome 31, SaNama_1.0, whole genome shotgun sequence genome:
- the LOC120026254 gene encoding M-phase phosphoprotein 9-like, with product MSTDDSISEDVSSLGALSHCHAGEGGKESESSEGTSAASGLGLGLGLSGTEEPNANSKTAGGTVDGRAEDITPACSLPHKIRSLCLSTEEAFGPGKSLPFINPSSLETLRALVQEIQSSGETDPEMWKDCEGRWLHLFQLVEKQYQEQILAQQEQYQCQIQLIQDEIKALVQLQNRQTSTQTHNNYPYTPTATTNTQTHHDYQSTLSTVTQTHPDYSSSPAVATIHPSPSTDLPNGNSPLSAPPTSLSVPQPLLSSTFPLPTSTRPGPVTPRERWAEGAGTVLSSGYGTLSAWGSGLDGTKTPGGVEERGRGKEESGWSLHLQDYTETILIGQEGQQRSASANEVASRDNPSPPEQQRTSSQPLTSWAQRQRRSKPKKSTAGQAQPPLASPPPLHAPFPGQSVPQTSSSQEQQPSPRQSPRDSPLENTDLQDKHGSAATFTNSFPLRRSDSLMSEASGLTYWRMDVSELYRPLPDSFDSGAYLLLQEASISLTSPEDQKLSLREIYHSKQRTTESKHTDWDRSLTCSPTSPQVLTLDPTIQLRQSDRTSGFTSPSHFSSPSYPTQPQLYPRVDTPVSPDSMAEGSTNPGDTDCASNASSLSAVAPTLARVASARIKPSPSPPSTSKPLMLPSSQQRKALVTQASEEEGSHTHTSTLKQLAVSGRQTHSHTLSQSGPRMEKAASLEDPVIVSLLREKLREKHTRHVADLKAYYEAEIKVLRDKLDLRDLPHDLEQSNHTLRQRCAQLERALSEASSRIQELENKNTILEKQLADWPERYDTACSTGTSLQQRLDESRQSGREKDSSASRLRTRVRQLEEALENACRETQEKEARREREYKMLQDLLGEYDSLKKDHEGVKDNLVSTENKLFDANEQVSELKRVICKLESQVNQLEHENQARSRQAVHNHTQPSGAGLYHHPDLLLSPSKHPWQPESTYRISPCSQTDQSHSTRKSPCPQTDQSQSYRMSPCPQTDQSGSSGHFTDHTGSRRCLSPPEREQDRGEVVREARGPLTPLMRALIELDETRTTEDQAPCKTSHSTTDSLSLASRLGSRRPTVGFVERNHREPPTQDRGKAMEDRGGTGHESGAARSERGMVCLNGGRDGPPQGVASPGRAASGTFRGVCLLRAQRSLSPEGHRSSSLPPRAQRATFPPTTPTKRETLMTPQSAKSSPKRCPTENYSTAFGNPPPRQQQLHNRFDMASDQRLHSFHNSSPRKRLFSEATQRSSGGSVESSDSVEPQKGVCGLGWEEQGAGGSGSDLQDPGTDLQNSLHSLADAERLFDELTMEKQQIESALSRMPGSGGRVSLQTRLDEVALENRLESVNRDLGSIRMTLKRFHVLRSSANI from the exons GGTCGATGGCTGCATCTGTTCCAGCTAGTAGAGAAACAGTACCAAGAGCAGATCCTGGCTCAGCAAGAACAGTACCAGTGCCAAATACAG CTGATTCAGGATGAGATCAAAGCCTTGGTTCAGCTCCAGAACCGCCAGACCAGCACACAGACCCACAACAATTACCCATATACCCCTACTGCTaccaccaacacacagacacatcacgATTACCAATCTACGCTGTCTActgtcacacagacacacccagacTACTCCTCTTCCCCTGCTGTTGCCACCATACACCCCTCACCCTCCACGGACCTTCCCAATGGGAACtcgcctctctctgctccccccacctccctctctgtcccccaacCCCTTCTGAGCTCCACCTTCCCTCTACCCACATCCACTCGGCCAGGGCCGGTCACCCCAAGAGAGAGGTGGGCTGAGGGGGCAGGGACGGTGCTGAGCAGTGGGTATGGGACCCTGTCGGCCTGGGGGTCAGGGCTCGATGGGACAAAGACTCcggggggagtagaggagagaggccgGGGGAAAGAGGAGTCTGGTTGGTCCCTTCACCTCCAGGACTACACAGAGACCATTCTGATTGGCCAGGAGGGTCAGCAGAGGAGTGCCTCGGCCAATGAGGTGGCTTCTAGAGACAATCCTAGTccacctgagcagcagagaaccTCCAGCCAACCGCTGACCTCCTGGGCTCAAAGACAGAGACGCAGCAAACCCAAGAAGAGCACGGCGGGGCAGGCCCAACCTCCCCTGGcttcccccccacccctccatgCCCCATTCCCAGGCCAGAGCGTCCCTCAGACCTCTTCCTCCCAGGAGCAGCAACCCAGCCCCAGGCAGAGCCCTAGAGACAGCCCCCTGGAGAACACTGACCTCCAGGACAAG CATGGGTCGGCTGCTACCTTCACCAACTCCTTCCCTCTGAGGAGAAGTGACAGCCTCATGTCTGAGGCCTCag GTCTGACGTACTGGCGCATGGATGTGAGTGAGCTCTACCGCCCCCTACCTGACAGCTTCGACAGTGGAGCCTACCTCCTGCTGCAGGAGGCCTCTATCAGTCTG ACCTCTCCAGAGGACCAGAAGCTGTCTCTCAGAGAGATCTACCACAGCAAGCAGAGAACTACTGAGTCTAAACACACCGACTGGGACCGCTCTCTCACCTGCAGCCCCACATCACcacag GTGTTAACTCTAGATCCCACTATTCAGCTCCGTCAATCAGATCGAACCTCCGGCTTCACCTCGCCCTCCCACTTCAGCAGCCCCTCCTACCCCACCCAGCCGCAGCTCTACCCCCGTGTTGACACCCCCGTCAGCCCAGACAGCATGGCTGAGGGCAGTACCAACCCCGGGGACACAGACTGCGCCTCCAACGCCTCCAGCCTTTCCGCCGTCGCACCTACCCTAGCCAGAGTGGCCTCTGCTCGGATAAAACCGTCCCCGTCGCCCCCCTCTACCTCCAAGCCCTTGATGCTCCCCAGCAGCCAGCAACGCAAGGCCTTAGTCACTCAGGCCAGCGAGGAGGAggggagtcacacacacaccagcaccctGAAGCAACTGGCTGTGTCTGGGAGGCagacgcactcacacacactctcccagagCGGCCCTCGTATGGAGAAAGCGGCGTCACTGGAAGACCCTGTGATTGTCTCTCT gctgagagagaagctgAGGGAGAAACACACTCGTCATGTAGCTGATCTGAAGGCTTACTACGAGGCAGAGATAAAAGTCCTCCGGGACAAACTGGACCTGAGAGACTTGCCTCATGACCTGGAGCAGAGCAACCACACACTCAGACAGAG GTGTGCTCAGCTAGAGCGAGCTCTGTCTGAAGCAAGCAGCCGTATCCAGGAGCTGGAGAACAAGAACACCATCCTAGAGAAACAACTG GCTGACTGGCCAGAGCGCTACGACACAGCCTGCTCCACGGGAACGTCCCTGCAGCAGCGATTGGACGAAAGCAGGCAGTCAGGCAGGGAGAAGGACTCCTCGGCCAGCCGCCTCAGGACCCGGGTCCGGCAGCTAGAGGAGGCCTTGGAGAACGCCTGCAGAGAAACACAAGAGAAGGAGgccaggagggagagggagtacAAGATGCTGCAGGAC CTTCTGGGAGAGTATGACTCTCTGAAGAAAGACCACGAGGGGGTTAAG GACAACCTGGTGTCTACAGAGAACAAGCTGTTTGATGCCAACGAGCAGGTTTCTGAACTAAAAAG GGTGATCTGTAAGCTGGAGAGCCAGGTGAATCAGCTGGAGCATGAGAACCAGGCCAGGAGTCGCCAGGCTgtccacaaccacacacagcctTCTGGAGCTGG TCTGTACCACCATCCGGACCTGTTGCTTTCGCCCAGCAAACACCCTTGGCAACCAGAATCCACCTATAGAATTTCTCCTTGCTCTCAAACCGACCAATCACACAGCACCAGGAAGTCTCCCTGTCCTCAAACTGACCAATCGCAGAGTTACAGGATGTCCCCTTGCCCTCAAACTGACCAATCAGGCAGCTCGGGCCACTTTACAGACCACACTGGCAGCAGGAG GTGTTTGTCCCCTCCAGAGCGTGAGCAGGACCGGGGTGAGGTTGTGAGGGAGGCTCGGGGGCCTCTGACCCCACTGATGAGGGCCCTGATAGAGCTGGATGAGACCAGAACCACTGAGGACCAGGCCCCCTGTAAGACCAGCCACAGTACCACTGACTCACTCTCACTGGCCTCCA GGCTGGGCAGCCGGAGGCCAACTGTTGGCTTCgtagagagaaaccacagagagCCACCAACACAGGACAGGGGCAAAGCTATGGAGGACAGGGGCGGGACTGGACATGAGAGTGGTGCGGCCAGATCTGAAAGAGGCATGGTTTGTCTGAATGGAGGCAGGGATGGACCTCCCCAGGGTGTGGCTTCTCCTGGAAGGGCTGCGTCTGGGACATTCAGGGGAGTGTGTCTGCTGAGAGCCCAGAGAAGTCTGTCTCCAGAAGGCCACAGGTCCTCCTCTCTGCCCCCCCGCGCCCAGAGGGCCACCTTCCCCCCTACCACACCCA CTAAGAGAGAGACCCTGATGACGCCTCAGTCGGCTAAATCCAGCCCCAAACGCTGTCCTACAGAGAACTACTCCACTGCCTTTGGCAACCCACCACCACGACAACAGCAGCTACACAACAG GTTTGACATGGCGTCAGACCAGAGACTCCACTCCTTCCACAACTCCAGCCCCAGGAAGAGACTGTTTTCAGAAG ccACCCAGCGGTCATCTGGTGGTTCAGTTGAGTCATCGGACAGTGTTGAGCCCCAGAAGGGGGTGTGTGGGCTGGGCTGGGAGGAGCAGGGGGCTGGGGGGTCAGGCTCAGACCTCCAGGACCCCGGGACAGACCTACAGAACAGTCTCCACTCCCTGGCCGACGCTGAGAGGCTGTTTGACGAGCTCACTATGGAGAAACAACAG ATTGAGTCAGCGTTGAGCCGGATGCCTGGATCTGGTGGGAGGGTGAGCCTGCAGACCAGGTTAGATGAG GTGGCCTTAGAGAACCGTCTAGAGAGCGTAAACCGTGACCTGGGTTCCATCCGCATGACCCTGAAGAGGTTCCACGTTCTACGCTCCTCTGCCAACATATAG